The following coding sequences are from one Musa acuminata AAA Group cultivar baxijiao chromosome BXJ2-4, Cavendish_Baxijiao_AAA, whole genome shotgun sequence window:
- the LOC103977582 gene encoding uncharacterized protein LOC103977582 isoform X1, giving the protein MVKNLMEDKKLDFDAPLLSVRRLSAEAAAAAAAAAASSSSSVPPAYGSGESGRKPPPRRFSLPFYRSELKSGPVCNPGVVPFVWEQTPGQPKSGGGRQPTVKELHSSREATAPPAKLGSSIRIHKSAAFNPSEGAAASPEAAKEEDMKADNRSQQQPTQAPNNTNNNDDDDDDGDVFTDAPDALSRTESFLMNCSVSGLSSFREHVKPSTHASREPQVQDFMMARFLPAAQALASGSPQYTFRKAATPAREPTRATDRLVSENLRRSPLLHHRRPSHSTDDDGEEDDDDYDNHGRTPSGACGLLPKFSLKSSFCLFNPFPGMKHRGRHLPPPRRREIHRPQIKNSSQEEDEGAKLTSKPNRRGDSPTARHSIGGAVSPYRYEAPPSPFREGRGFLGVPGKESNTTNIEDGNRLDLKKTHADVAHHPAAEDSDMNSVSPLQSPLPLLPPQSPSESWLLHTMPSVSSKKNPTPWSFLGLGLQPRKQALTHLEQKTNAEPSKPQRRHARFAEVLVRPASPKSEI; this is encoded by the exons ATGGTGAAGAATTTGATGGAGGACAAGAAGCTCGACTTCGACGCCCCGCTCCTCTCCGTCCGGCGACTCTCTGCtgaagcggcggcagcggcggcggcggcggcggcttcttcttcttcttcggttccaCCCGCTTATGGGAGTGGAGAGAGCGGCAGGAAGCCACCGCCGCGTAGATTCTCGCTCCCTTTCTACAGGTCGGAGTTGAAGTCCGGCCCTGTGTGCAACCCCGGCGTCGTCCCCTTCGTCTGGGAGCAGACGCCCGGCCAGCCGAAGAGTGGTGGCGGCAGGCAACCGACGGTCAAGGAGCTGCATTCTTCACGGGAAGCCACGGCGCCGCCCGCGAAGCTCGGCAGTAGTATCAGGATTCATAAATCCGCCGCCTTCAATCCCAGTGAAGGCGCCGCAGCATCCCCTGAAGCGGCCAAGGAGGAGGACATGAAGGCGGACAATAGGTCACAGCAGCAGCCGACTCAGGCGCCCAACAACACAAACAAcaacgacgacgatgacgacgacggcGACGTATTCACGGACGCGCCGGACGCGCTGTCGAGGACGGAATCCTTCCTCATGAACTGCAGCGTGAGCGGCCTCAGTAGTTTCCGCGAACACGTCAAGCCTTCGACCCACGCCTCGAGAGAGCCGCAGGTGCAGGACTTCATGATGGCAAGGTTCTTGCCCGCCGCCCAGGCGCTGGCGTCGGGCTCGCCGCAGTACACCTTCAGGAAAGCGGCTACTCCAGCCCGAGAGCCAACGAGGGCGACCGACAGGCTTGTGAGCGAGAATCTAAGAAGGTCTCCTCTCCTCCACCATCGAAGGCCTTCGCATAGCACTGACGACGACGGTGAAGAAGACGATGATGACTACGACAACCATGGCCGAACGCCTTCGGGAGCTTGCGGGTTGCTTCCAAAGTTCTCTCTGAAGAGCTCATTTTGCCTCTTCAATCCGTTCCCCGGGATGAAGCATCGCGGCCGTCATCTGCCTCCGCCGAGGAGAAGAGAAATCCATCGCCCACAGATCAAAAACTCGAgtcaagaagaagatgaaggcGCCAAACTAACAAGCAAACCCAACCGTCGGGGCGATTCGCCGACAGCCCGGCATTCTATCGGTGGAGCAGTATCACCATACAGGTACGAAGCTCCTCCATCACCTTTCCGCGAAGGGAGAGGTTTTCTTGGAGTTCCCGGCAAAGAAAGCAACACTACCAACATCGAAGATGGAAACCGGCTAGATTTGAAGAAAACGCATGCCGATGTTGCTCACCATCCTGCAGCAGAAGACTCGGACATGAACAGTGTTAGTCCCCTGCAGTCTCCTCTGCCATTACTGCCTCCTCAATCACCATCAGAGTCCTGGCTTCTCCACACCATGCCTTCGGTCTCATCCAAGAAGAATCCAACTCCATGGTCCTTTTTGGGGCTTGGCTTACAGCCTAGGAAACAAGCTCTCACTCATCTGGAGCAGAAAACAAATGCCGAACCTTCCAAGCCACAGCGTCGCCATGCGCGCTTTGCAGAG GTTCTTGTAAGGCCTGCATCTCCAAAGTCTGAAATATGA
- the LOC103977582 gene encoding uncharacterized protein LOC103977582 isoform X2, translated as MVKNLMEDKKLDFDAPLLSVRRLSAEAAAAAAAAAASSSSSVPPAYGSGESGRKPPPRRFSLPFYRSELKSGPVCNPGVVPFVWEQTPGQPKSGGGRQPTVKELHSSREATAPPAKLGSSIRIHKSAAFNPSEGAAASPEAAKEEDMKADNRSQQQPTQAPNNTNNNDDDDDDGDVFTDAPDALSRTESFLMNCSVSGLSSFREHVKPSTHASREPQVQDFMMARFLPAAQALASGSPQYTFRKAATPAREPTRATDRLVSENLRRSPLLHHRRPSHSTDDDGEEDDDDYDNHGRTPSGACGLLPKFSLKSSFCLFNPFPGMKHRGRHLPPPRRREIHRPQIKNSSQEEDEGAKLTSKPNRRGDSPTARHSIGGAVSPYRYEAPPSPFREGRGFLGVPGKESNTTNIEDGNRLDLKKTHADVAHHPAAEDSDMNSVSPLQSPLPLLPPQSPSESWLLHTMPSVSSKKNPTPWSFLGLGLQPRKQALTHLEQKTNAEPSKPQRRHARFAE; from the exons ATGGTGAAGAATTTGATGGAGGACAAGAAGCTCGACTTCGACGCCCCGCTCCTCTCCGTCCGGCGACTCTCTGCtgaagcggcggcagcggcggcggcggcggcggcttcttcttcttcttcggttccaCCCGCTTATGGGAGTGGAGAGAGCGGCAGGAAGCCACCGCCGCGTAGATTCTCGCTCCCTTTCTACAGGTCGGAGTTGAAGTCCGGCCCTGTGTGCAACCCCGGCGTCGTCCCCTTCGTCTGGGAGCAGACGCCCGGCCAGCCGAAGAGTGGTGGCGGCAGGCAACCGACGGTCAAGGAGCTGCATTCTTCACGGGAAGCCACGGCGCCGCCCGCGAAGCTCGGCAGTAGTATCAGGATTCATAAATCCGCCGCCTTCAATCCCAGTGAAGGCGCCGCAGCATCCCCTGAAGCGGCCAAGGAGGAGGACATGAAGGCGGACAATAGGTCACAGCAGCAGCCGACTCAGGCGCCCAACAACACAAACAAcaacgacgacgatgacgacgacggcGACGTATTCACGGACGCGCCGGACGCGCTGTCGAGGACGGAATCCTTCCTCATGAACTGCAGCGTGAGCGGCCTCAGTAGTTTCCGCGAACACGTCAAGCCTTCGACCCACGCCTCGAGAGAGCCGCAGGTGCAGGACTTCATGATGGCAAGGTTCTTGCCCGCCGCCCAGGCGCTGGCGTCGGGCTCGCCGCAGTACACCTTCAGGAAAGCGGCTACTCCAGCCCGAGAGCCAACGAGGGCGACCGACAGGCTTGTGAGCGAGAATCTAAGAAGGTCTCCTCTCCTCCACCATCGAAGGCCTTCGCATAGCACTGACGACGACGGTGAAGAAGACGATGATGACTACGACAACCATGGCCGAACGCCTTCGGGAGCTTGCGGGTTGCTTCCAAAGTTCTCTCTGAAGAGCTCATTTTGCCTCTTCAATCCGTTCCCCGGGATGAAGCATCGCGGCCGTCATCTGCCTCCGCCGAGGAGAAGAGAAATCCATCGCCCACAGATCAAAAACTCGAgtcaagaagaagatgaaggcGCCAAACTAACAAGCAAACCCAACCGTCGGGGCGATTCGCCGACAGCCCGGCATTCTATCGGTGGAGCAGTATCACCATACAGGTACGAAGCTCCTCCATCACCTTTCCGCGAAGGGAGAGGTTTTCTTGGAGTTCCCGGCAAAGAAAGCAACACTACCAACATCGAAGATGGAAACCGGCTAGATTTGAAGAAAACGCATGCCGATGTTGCTCACCATCCTGCAGCAGAAGACTCGGACATGAACAGTGTTAGTCCCCTGCAGTCTCCTCTGCCATTACTGCCTCCTCAATCACCATCAGAGTCCTGGCTTCTCCACACCATGCCTTCGGTCTCATCCAAGAAGAATCCAACTCCATGGTCCTTTTTGGGGCTTGGCTTACAGCCTAGGAAACAAGCTCTCACTCATCTGGAGCAGAAAACAAATGCCGAACCTTCCAAGCCACAGCGTCGCCATGCGCGCTTTGCAGAG TAG
- the LOC135610475 gene encoding multiprotein-bridging factor 1b-like, which yields MAGTGPIAQDWEPVVLRKKAPTAAAKKDEKAVNAARRSGADIETVKKSNAGTNKAASSSTTLNTRKLDEETENLSHGRVPSELKKNLMQARLDKKLTQAQLAQQINEKPQVIQEYESGKAIPNQQIITKLERVLGVKLRGKK from the exons ATGGCCGGGACTGGTCCGATCGCGCAGGACTGGGAGCCCGTTGTGCTCCGCAAGAAGGCGCCCACCGCCGCCGCCAAGAAGGACGAGAAGGCCGTCAACGCCGCCCGCCGCAGCGGGGCCGACATCGAGACCGTCAAGAAGT CTAATGCTGGCACGAACAAGGCTGCTTCAAGCAGCACGACCCTGAATACAAGGAAGCTGGATGAGGAGACCGAGAACCTTTCTC ATGGTCGAGTGCCGTCTGAACTGAAGAAAAATCTCATGCAAGCTCGGCTGGACAAGAAGCTAACCCAGGCTCAACTTGCACAG CAAATCAATGAGAAGCCCCAAGTGATTCAAGAATACGAGTCAGGGAAGGCCATTCCAAATCAACAGATAATTACCAAACTGGAAAGGGTGCTTGGGGTGAAGCTTCGAGGTAAAAAGTAG
- the LOC103974859 gene encoding uncharacterized protein LOC103974859 produces MAVILLFQGFLFGGKTRRHSSIPIGSASARAHGSFRCRTMETAAADAATDLRSDFLQVLRSRRRNPDVPLCAELGKPVKNPVYQSSIFPGSKEVMEACPKENVENFKERLIEENIYLTTEEGEQGRLPVLILSLKDTIPQRKPAVVLLHSSYKCKEWLQPLLEAYASRGYVAVAIDSRYHGERANSTTAYKDALVSSWKNGDTMPFIYDTVWDLIKLADYLIQRKDIDPSRIGITGESLGGMHAWFAAAVDTRYSVVVPIIGVQGFRWALDNDKWQARVDSIKPVFEEACIDLGKNTIDKEVVKKVWDRIAPGLYLQFDAPYTIPVIAPRPLLMLNGAEDPRCPVPGLKEPHVKATELYKQANCPENLKFIAEAGIGHQMTVSMVKEASSWLDKFLK; encoded by the exons ATGGCAGTAATTTTACTCTTCCAAGGATTTCTTTTCGGGGGGAAAACAAGGCGTCATAGCTCGATTCCCATCGGATCCGCTTCGGCCAGAGCTCACGGTTCTTTCCGGTGCCGGACGATGGAAACTGCCGCCGCTGACGCTGCCACCGATCTTCGTTCGGACTTTCTCCAAGTCCTGCGAAGCCGGAGGCGGAACCCCGATG TTCCTCTCTGCGCTGAGCTTGGGAAACCAGTGAAGAATCCAGTGTATCAGTCGAGCATATTTCCAGGTTCCAAAGAG GTAATGGAAGCTTGTCCAAAGGAGAATGTTGAGAATTTCAAGGAGAGACTGATTGAGGAGAACATTTACCTGACAACAGAG GAAGGTGAGCAAGGTCGTCTTCCTGTATTGATTCTGAGCTTGAAGGACACTATTCCACAAAGAAAGCCAGCTGTTGTGCTTTTACATAGCTCTTACAAGTGCAAGGAGTGGTTGCAGCCACTACTTGAG GCTTATGCTTCAAGAGGATATGTAGCTGTTGCTATTGATTCTCGCTACCATGGTGAAAGGGCTAACAGCACAACAGCATACAAAGAT GCTCTGGTTTCATCATGGAAGAATGGTGATACAATGCCTTTCATATATGATACA GTCTGGGACTTAATAAAATTGGCAGATTATCTGATACAAAGGAAGGACATTGATCCTTCTCGGATTGGGATTACTGGTGAATCACTTGGAG GAATGCATGCATGGTTTGCTGCAGCAGTTGATACGCGGTACTCTGTGGTTGTCCCTATAATTGGGGTTCAG GGGTTCAGATGGGCTTTAGATAATGACAAGTGGCAGGCTCGGGTTGACAGCATAAAACCTGTCTTCGAAG AAGCATGTATTGATTTAGGCAAGAATACGATTGATAAAGAAGTAGTAAAGAAG GTGTGGGATAGAATCGCTCCAGGTTTATACTTGCAGTTTGATGCACCTTATACCATTCCTGTGATCGCACCACGTCCCTTGCTAATGTTAAATG GTGCTGAAGATCCTCGCTGCCCTGTTCCTGGTTTAAAAGAACCCCATGTGAAGGCAACTGAGCTTTACAAACAGGCAAACTGCCCAGAGAATCTCAAG TTTATAGCAGAGGCCGGAATCGGGCACCAAATGACAGTTTCAATGGTGAAGGAAGCAAGTAGCTGGTTGGACAAGTTCCTCAAGTGA